The Streptomyces sp. NBC_00440 genome contains a region encoding:
- a CDS encoding erythromycin esterase family protein, giving the protein MTETVTQWIRQHAHRLTALDPEAPWTDLRPMADIVRDAKVVAIGASTRQAHELSTLSHRLLRLLVEELGFRSLALEGDDASRLGLDEYIRTGTGDPRALLAEARSFWQTEEILDVIRWMRSYNRHHPDDPVRFAGDVRSPRVPPARLDGLAGIERSLADDTIRWHEHTGDRIVHWGGIAHTANGDPRTVSPSSPPLTHRNAGSYLREHFGAGYVSVGLTFHHGMAPYPVPAPPAEFADEVLGGTGLDAYLLNLRADGPAAVRTWLETPTRTRLIGPHYAPERNADYHLSGGSLAGWFDTILHVHKVTPVQFLSRARS; this is encoded by the coding sequence ATGACCGAGACGGTGACCCAGTGGATCAGGCAACATGCCCATCGCCTCACCGCCCTCGACCCCGAAGCCCCGTGGACCGATCTCCGGCCGATGGCCGACATCGTGCGCGATGCCAAGGTCGTAGCGATCGGTGCCTCAACCCGTCAGGCCCATGAACTGTCCACCCTCTCGCACAGGCTCCTCCGGCTGCTGGTCGAGGAACTGGGATTCCGTTCACTCGCACTGGAGGGGGACGATGCGTCACGGCTCGGACTCGACGAGTACATCAGAACCGGAACGGGTGACCCGCGGGCGCTGCTGGCCGAGGCGCGGTCCTTCTGGCAGACCGAGGAAATCCTCGACGTCATCCGCTGGATGCGCTCCTACAACCGTCACCACCCCGATGACCCGGTTCGGTTCGCGGGGGACGTCCGCTCTCCCCGGGTACCGCCCGCCCGGCTCGACGGCCTGGCGGGTATCGAGCGGAGTCTGGCCGACGACACGATCCGATGGCACGAACACACCGGGGACAGGATTGTCCACTGGGGTGGCATCGCGCACACCGCCAATGGTGATCCGCGGACCGTCTCGCCCTCCTCACCGCCGCTGACGCACCGTAACGCGGGCAGTTACCTCCGAGAGCATTTCGGCGCCGGCTATGTATCCGTCGGCCTGACCTTCCATCACGGCATGGCTCCCTACCCCGTCCCGGCCCCGCCGGCGGAGTTCGCTGACGAGGTCCTGGGAGGAACCGGTCTGGACGCCTACCTTCTGAACCTGCGCGCCGATGGTCCTGCGGCTGTCCGCACCTGGCTCGAAACGCCGACCAGGACGCGCCTGATCGGTCCTCACTACGCCCCCGAGCGCAACGCCGATTACCACCTTTCCGGCGGATCGCTCGCAGGCTGGTTCGACACCATCCTCCACGTTCACAAGGTCACCCCGGTCCAGTTCCTCTCTCGCGCAAGGAGTTGA
- a CDS encoding NADP-dependent oxidoreductase, whose product MRVIGLTEFGGPEVLRVIELPDPVPGSGEVRIRVRAASVNPTDTLFRSGALSVRLNGRSGPYVPGMDAAGVVDAIGPDTDTPLREGDAVIAIVRPYEPRGGAYAELVVVPAESVVPIPSGVDFPAASTLLMNALTARVGLDLLAVPAGGTVAVTGAAGAFGGYAVQLAKSDGLRVLADASPADMKLVAGLGADEVVPRGDDVADRFRALAPDGVDGVLDGAMLHELVVPAVRDGGGIAVIRGWDGPVDRGVRVHPVWVNEAATDHARLLRLRDQADTGELTLRVADVLPAAHAAQAHRRLAEGGLRGRLVLDFTAV is encoded by the coding sequence GTGCGCGTGATCGGCCTGACCGAGTTCGGCGGACCCGAGGTGCTGCGGGTGATCGAGCTGCCCGATCCGGTGCCCGGCAGTGGTGAGGTGCGCATCCGGGTGCGCGCCGCCTCGGTCAACCCCACCGACACGCTGTTCCGTTCCGGTGCCCTGAGCGTGCGGTTGAACGGTCGCTCCGGGCCGTACGTCCCGGGTATGGACGCGGCGGGCGTGGTCGACGCGATCGGGCCGGACACCGATACCCCACTCCGGGAGGGGGATGCGGTGATCGCGATCGTCCGCCCTTATGAGCCGCGCGGCGGTGCCTACGCCGAGTTGGTCGTGGTGCCCGCCGAGTCGGTGGTGCCGATTCCGTCCGGTGTGGACTTCCCGGCCGCCTCGACGCTGTTGATGAACGCCCTCACCGCCCGAGTCGGGCTGGACCTGCTCGCCGTGCCGGCCGGTGGCACCGTCGCGGTGACCGGAGCGGCCGGGGCCTTCGGTGGATACGCGGTGCAGCTGGCCAAGAGCGATGGACTGCGCGTGCTGGCGGACGCCTCACCGGCCGACATGAAACTGGTGGCCGGCCTGGGCGCCGACGAGGTGGTGCCGCGCGGTGACGACGTCGCCGACCGGTTCCGCGCGCTCGCGCCCGACGGGGTGGACGGCGTACTCGACGGGGCGATGCTGCACGAGCTGGTCGTCCCGGCCGTCCGGGACGGTGGCGGGATCGCAGTCATCCGCGGCTGGGACGGCCCGGTCGACCGCGGTGTCAGGGTGCACCCGGTCTGGGTCAACGAGGCGGCCACCGACCACGCCCGTCTGCTCCGGCTCCGGGACCAGGCCGATACGGGCGAGCTGACCCTGCGGGTGGCCGACGTACTGCCCGCCGCCCACGCGGCCCAGGCGCACCGGAGGCTGGCCGAAGGCGGGCTGCGGGGCCGTCTCGTGCTGGACTTCACCGCCGTGTAG